The Dioscorea cayenensis subsp. rotundata cultivar TDr96_F1 chromosome 8, TDr96_F1_v2_PseudoChromosome.rev07_lg8_w22 25.fasta, whole genome shotgun sequence genome segment CAACAAAGAAAATCACACACAAAAGCAGAGGATGATAGAAAACAAAAGTTATGCATCCATAGGTATTTCATTTCAAGATATAAATAGCTCTtctataaagaaataaatcttCTGACAGCCCCAAGGAAAGGATTTTGCATTCAGGaaacacataaaaacaaaactatgaagaaaatcaaattgttCCAGATTCAAGCATTCCACCTTGTGTTTCCGAGCAAATTCTTCCAACTGGGTTCTAAATGTCTCCAGTTGTTCCTTCATGAGATCTGTTCTAATCTTGGCAACATTTTCTCCAACTAATCTATATTGGTCCTGAGTTTATGgccaaaaccacaaaacaaccatcaaatgagacgataaaaaagtaaaataaattaataaataaaaagaaataaaacttcAAGATAtggaacaagaaaaagagcagGTCATTTAAAcagtaataacaacaacaataacaattggGAAGAAAGCTTACCCGAGTAGCAGCAGCGGTTTGCAAACCAGCTATTCCAGGTCGCCTCCTCATATTTTAAACAACACTTGATACTAGACTATATAAGTCGTTCTTACCTGCATCAAGTATCAGCAAAGAATTGGATGAGAAGAACGAAGTAAAATCAgtgaaaggaaaataaaaggaCAAGTAGCTCAAGTAAAAGGCACAAGGACTGTGAAATTTGAATGGAGCCACAACAATTTCAATCTCTGGAATCTAGAATAACATATGAGGAATCATGAGAAGCACAAGAATGAGGTAGCCACTTCAAATCATAGTTAGCTGCCCAAAACATATGACCAGGCAATTCcggaattttatatttttaatttgtcataGTTTTAGAACTTATCATCAATAATGATCAAATGCTTCTGGAGGTTCCTTATGCTCATTGCTACATTTTTAACTAATCCTTTTCACTACTTCTATATCATCTCCACTCCTCCATATTTCATTTGCTCAATCAAAACCACTCAACAATATTCTCTCTTAACCACTAGTTTTTCTTTGGCTCAACCGACAGAGAACTAGCAGGTGGTTCAAAAGGCAAAGAATTATGAGAAAGAACAGCAGCCTACACTAAAAATTCCAGTCAACAACAGATGTGGAACCCATATTCAGATTaacatcaaatataaaattaaagttatgataattcaaataaaaataaaaataaaaaagatactAAGCACTTGTGCTCCCTATGCAAACTTGAGCAAAAAGTCATCAAAACCACTCATGTATATTGCAAACACCATATTgagatcaaaatcaaaatagtaGCCAAACCTTTTGaggaatcaaataaaaataaacatctgTCCTCAAAACATCATCACAATTCCTCAAAGCACTCAGATTATGATCATTCAATATGCAAACTTGTACAAGAATTTATCCAATCACTCTCAAAAATCCCATAGCAATACTAAAATtagataagaaaaacaaattatgaGCATTCATACAAAGAAATTTTTTCTCGAACAAAAACGAGTTGAAACTCGATCAATCAATTACCATCTCCAATAAATCCTTCGGGCCATGAGCAACCATTGACCACATATCATCACTACACAAATCCATAAGACAATCAACAATCAAATTCAAGTCCAATCTAAACAAGCATGGATTTAAAAAACAGAAGGAAAGAGGATGAAACTATGAGAGATTAAGGGGATTCAAGAGAGTACCAAAAATTGGGGAGGATGCTGCCGTGCTGTGAACGAAGCGAACAAGTTTACAAACAGAAACTCGTGGATCTTCAAGCGAAACAActgggggttttttttttcatgtttaccCCTGTAAAAAACCATATTTATATTGAGCTacctgatttttatttttttattttatattttattaatccCTTTTGGCCAAGacaatatgatataaaaaaaaatgtttattttataaacaaaataattttgtttattattttatattctaAGCCCACATCTGATTAAAGCAAGGTCCTTACTAATTAGATGTTCTATTAATAAACATCGTCAAACAAGAAACTAAGAGATCGTTTGGCGTTGTTGTCaattcctattttttattttcaatttcatgttttgaaaataaaattgagaaaaCGTGTTTGAcaaactttgtttttgtttttaaaaattttgtgaacaATCCTCGTATttagcaaacaaacaaacaacaattttatattttaactgtTTTAGAAAcgttttcaaaaatatttcttCCACCATAAACCcttcctcttctcctcttttctctctctctccttttaatttttaattccttttaatttttaatttgtatttttataaaaaatatcaatttttttacaaattaataataataactttaataatatttttttaaaaaaatatttataaaaaaatattattattttcacttgatattttacaaattaatttatatagaataaaaaattatatttttaaaaattatttgtgaaaataattgtttcacccttgattttgttaaacaatgatataatataatatatataatgaaaaaatatttgtaaaaatttatttttttgagctaTTGCTTTTTTACTCAatctaaaaaaatcatgacTATGTCTCTATATTGCCCCTCCtctgcttatatatatatatatatatattatattaatttttttaaggtcaAACACCAAAATATTTTGTAGTTTTAAATGATgcaatttttatgagatattttttacccATATAATACCAgtctatattatttaatttatttaataatataatcaagtaaactaatatgaaaaataaagttttataaacaaaaaaatatatggatttgaaaaaaaaacaataaaaaaagcgttataatagttttatgctaaccaaacatgtttttgtttacaactttttaaaatacacaatagTTAGTGTATgctaacatgtttttgttttcaaaaaactgaaaataaaacgaaaacaaagcaaaaataaaacaaaagtgaaacaaaaacaaaaaccaagaaaaaacgatctctaaatttttaaaatttttatctaaGAATGAAGtagttgtttgattttgttataaATGTACACGTTTGGAGTTAGAATTATgggaattaaataaaatatctctacCATGCTTTCCACTTTATTAATACCCCCTCAACTTCTGCCTATTATAATACAATACTTTTCAAAAAtggcattaatttttttaattaagattaaCAAAAACCAGTGAAAACATTGCATGTAAAAGCTCACTAGGAAAAAGagtgattttaatttattactgTACGTTGATTAGAGACGTGTTGGTGCAAAGAGGTGAGCTCATCCTTGTGTCAATGCAAGTCTTTTTTGATGCGAGACGAACTTTTATTCGggtagaaaaataattttaaacttttattaaaatttaataaaatagatataaaGATAAAATGTAAAACTCAAAAGTAAAGGGATAAAAAATATAACAGAGGAAGATATGtgaattttcttaaatttaatcATATAATATAAGAGTTTCAATCATCATAGAAAATATTAAggaaaaattgtaaatgatgAGACTATTATTTTAATGAGTATATGGAATTGTACTGATGATCTAATTTTTGTTAAGGGCTTCACAAGAAAGTTgcgttttaaattttatcaagacgacaaaatagtttttacccttttaaaaaaatcataactcCCTTACatttaatatattaacataCAGACCAATTTTCTCCCATAGGCGTCTTGCCATTGATGGGCCGGCCAGAAAGGCTGGGCCAATTCCAACCTGCCTGTTTTGGGCCTCTCTCTGGAAACTGCCTTTCCGTTACAAGCCCATGGCTTGATGGACTGACtagttattttaatatatatatatatatatattattaaaatttagaaagatTGATTAGTTATTTTAATATGGGAATTTGTAAAAGATCATCCGTAATTGGGGAAAagcaatagataaaaaaatacactTTTACTATTTATTGCACTGTTGAGTCTACTGTAAGTGAGCGTAGTGCATTAGTACTGTTCACAAAACGAGATGCTTTATAGCGTTGAATTGAAATTCAATAGTTGTGGATGAATGTTTGTAGAAttcaattttataaatgaattttatacaaaaatttgtAGAAGATACCACCTCTTGTAATAAAAATATGCACATTGCTTTTaaaccataaaataaaaatatggtaTGAATAGGAGAAGTAGGATAACAGTTATTGCAATGTGATACACATTTGTTTAATAAGTTAATAACTAATCCGTTCGGATAAAGAATAAGATTTTGGccactgtttaaatatatatggatTAGCTTTTGTATTTCTCTTCTTATCtctaccaatatatatatatatatatatatatatatatatatatatagagagagagagagagagagaggcataaaagagaagaagggGAACTAGGGATAacctgataaaattaaaaattaatataaatgaaagaaattacatttgaaaaacaaaagaccATCGATTACATTACAAGGCCACCAACTTTTGCATGCCTCTCTTTGCTCTTACTCTCAAATCTCTACAACACCCTTCCAAAAATATTCCTTGAATATTCTTTTATAAAACACGTTTTCCTACTTATAATACAAGTAAAAACTATCTTTGATAAATAAACTCCCAAATTCAAAGTTGAATATCAAGTTATCAACTATCAAGTCCATGTGTTCCATTCACTGACCCATTCTGTCTTTGTTTTCAACAGTAGTTGGGTACAATAAGGTAACAAGTTGCGCAGACAAACGTACCATAGTCATTAGTCATCACAAATACAGTGAaccatctttgtttttttatgggCCTTGAAAATGACAGAGAATGATGCAATCACTCCCCCAATTTCCCACTTAAAACAagttgccatttttttttttttaaacaggagAAACAACAGCTCCAGAGCCCTGTTAAACTGTCAGAAATGTGTACAAATTTCAATGGAGTAGATATAGTGATATACCGCGATATATAAAGCACTAAGACCACTCATATATAACCACTATTACATCTCTTAAAAATATACTTTCAGCtaaaaattaaactattatCACTCGATGAAGAGCTTTATCAGTGACTCGCATACCAATAGACTATTTAGTCGTTGGCCCATCTTTCAACCATTCTAATAAGCCTTAGGAGCAACAAACAGAGCATAATTAtgcttattttatataattgataATAACACTGGTTTAATAATTAGGCATGATATGGAATTTCATATAATCATTTGTTGCATGTGAAGTTGGAGCCTATTTAGGAGATGGCCATTTTGTAGTAGGCCAACTTCCTACAATCATTATATCTTTAGTCAactatatttgtattttctcatcctattttataattatatatacacacacataactataaataatatagctaataattttttaattcatttacaTCAAAATCTTTTGTGTATGGTATATGTGACACTTCTCTGACTttccttaaataaaaaaacatttgtcacctatttatcataaaaaaaaacacttacaaATGATGTAAGAACATAttataagggaaaataaattataagttcctgaaaatttcaaaatttttcaaacagaccttctgacatttgaatttttcaGACATATCTTCATTTTCTGACAGCTTATTTTTTAGTCACTGTAACTCACTCCGTCAGTTTAATCTATCTTATGACATGTACTTCCttcttaataaatatatttttcatttaacattGCGTGTTTACGTGTAACAatataagttttcacttaatatattacattttcatttaatatttgttttttatgtttaatatctGGCATTctcgtttaaaattatatgttttcactTAAAAAACTAAAGAGTATTTCCATTAACATCAATTACTTTTGTGACAAAAATACTGAAAAGTAAACTATcgaaaaaaaagattttttaggaatatttaaatttgactAGACAATATGTGAATAAGTAAAACTTGAAAGAATTTTTAGGACATTTTTAGCAGTTGTGATTGTAATATTGAGGGGgcacatatataaaataataatatttttcttaggATGACCATGGGtaaaattctttccaatttttacGTTTTGAGAGGCGTATTATTGAAATCAAATGCCCACATGTTTCAAATAATGGTGGGTATTTGAATTTCTTCAACATCATAATTCCaatttgaaaacttttttttaaaattattttttcgtgtaacatgttaacgaatcaaaaaaacaaatccaCCACACATCACCACACACCACACAtgcttattttgattattattggtttttttttaaaaaaaaatcaatgcataTTCAAGGAGTTGATATTGTAAAATAAGACTTtctaatgaaatttttttatgcaacATATGTTAGGTATTCATTCACACATGCTTATTTTGAgtattattggtttttttatattgtaaaataagactttctaatgaaaattttttatgcaACTTATGTTAGGTATTCATTCGcatgtttattttgaatattattggttttttttcaaaacaaaaatcaatgcaTATTCAAGGAGTTTGATATTGTAAAATAAGACTTtctaatgaaatttttttatgcaacTTCTGTTAGGTATTCAATTAAGAACAACTAATGGAATGAGGATAgacttcaaaattaaatatgactTACTCCCACAAACATATTGAGCTTTAcaaattattacataataataaatcaatttcaCACATGATAAATGGACAAATCTCacttaaaaattttgtattttatttgttatcttaTGAACAATACTGCaagtttatgtatatataaatttattctaGCAAGttgaacattaaaaaataaaatacaataaatgaatacgaacaaatttaatttatgaagaaCCAAACCCATCAATATCTTAATAGCTTAACTGTTAACTTCATcgaaaacatataaaatttaaagtaattaGCTAAAgaaaatatctaaaaaataaaataataaatatgagttTTAGACTTGGTCtatcaaatattataaagttAACATTCAATAATGAATGTACACCTTGTTCTTGAATCATGCCATTCTAATCTTTGTTGTTATTCATTGCAAGGAAAATTTACAACTAGATCCTTATCAAATTTCCTAAATAAACTAGTCTTGTGACAATGAAATGAAGATCTAATGCTGCATATCTCTCGAGTTCAAAGTCTCATATGAATCAAAATCTCTCTTCTAAGCAATCTAATCATACATTAATAGTTTAAACatctagaaaagaaaaaaaatattaatatcattgtATGCATGGGACAAacaattgattatattttcaaaGCATAGTTTTCCTTGTCATTTTATAAGTGCTAATGCTTGTTGCTTTCTTGAATCCTATTAAGAGGTGCCTTTCCAAGCACAAAGCCATTAACTAGCATGATTagattaaagaaaaaagtgaTTAATTAGCCTTTGGCATTAAGGAAAAGCCATAAAAGTTGTATGTTAATATAATTGGTGATTAGCAATTATGCAAGCTGTTATTGTTAATGGTTAATAACTCGTGTTGCGTTAtaatccaaatatatatatatatatatatatatatgtatattgaatttagaaatttaaaaaatatgcaaacaaaatacaacatacttaaaaacaaaaagcaggAGACATCTTATGATATAAAGTTTTATGGAGCTAACTCAAGAATAAATTTAAGGGATACTTTATTACAACTAATCATTCGGCATTACAagaacattagaaaaaaaacactcgctgagaaacaaaaaatatatataattaatagtttAAATTACAAGATACAAACAAAAACGATGGGAAAATCAAATCCTATCTTGCTAGTGGTCTATTGAGTATCAACTATCAAGAACCAAAGTTATTCTAAGAGCATCTTTATTCATTGAGCATTGCTCAATGAACGATCAAAATTTAAACGAGCctcactcattttttttttaataattaactcaatttgttataaaatgtataaataattattttaatataattaattatcatttgttAGATAACTAAACTTTTTtagatatattaataattattttcattaaataatttttgctagatatatatatttattttaaaatatagtataataattatgaaaaatagttTGATGGATGAGAGTTTAATAGAATAATACAATGACATGAACATCAAACTCTTAAATAgtataacaatttaaaatacCTAGCCATGATTACTATCACTAATATTATCTTTGACGATCTATTTTACCAAGTGGGCAATTAGCTCCTCTATGAAATACCATTGTTGACATCTTAATCATGAACTAATGCCACACCAGCTGATTAATTTGTCTTAcataaagattttatttataCTCAAACCTCtcaaattatgtttattttttatttttgaatctatAAAAGAGCGAAGACCAGCTGAAAATCCATCAAAACAGCTAATTTATATTACTAGAAAAATCCACTTAATTAGAATTTGTATCCGGATTAAAATCGTTTTTATTATCAATACTAGAGgtataaaataactttttttataaatcttaaactttaatatttgtttgttgtttgatgagtaaaaatatattttattaaatcaacaaaaaaaagatggaaaatatTCATGATGATAAAGATATAAATAGCATATTGCAATGTGTTTTGTAAAAGTAaaatctcaaaaacaaaaaaaaagggaaaaaaaaactttcacgTTTTGGTTCTAAAGggcaataaaattaattatattatgattctcacaatatttatttttaattctaactttaataataaaaaataaaaataaaaaatagccgcaccaaaaaaaattaaaattattaaaaatgactGTGACGCACTCAAAACCATCAAATGTTGCAACGAATAATCATAGCTACACCCACTTTAGAGGCATCGTTTTGATTTAACAACTATTTTTCAAGATATCACTTTAGACCCGGCTTATATTGTACCAAATCTTTAAccccaaaaaattataaatttatcaaagattaattgtcacaaaaatatattaataatttagttaTATAATATCAACAaggtacttttattattttccttgtgcttataaaaaagaaatatgactaacatcaaatataacaaaatctTATAATCTAAAATTTCCTTTTAGGAAATATAAgcaagttttattttcaaactaaATTGTCTCAaccttttttaataattaaaaatttagtattttttcaAAGCCCTTTTTAATGTTAAATCATTGACAATAGTAAGATGAgcaaaataatcataattatttaattttagtgtttaatataataatttcacttattaatatattattttaaaaaaatcaatggcaAAGAGAAAAAGACAATCATAATTAAAAGTAGCGGTCATCCCAagaaaaaacctaataaaaaaaatatataatgaccCATCCATTATAAATGacataaatacaaatttttttctatggttttctttttgtttgcattaGGTCCAATGACAGTCTAGCTCAATATCAGTCTAGCTCAATTGAAATGACATATATAATCATCTCTCAGTGTCCGTTTGCTTCTGCGGTAATGTAAAAAGATTACCATGTATTACGTGGTAATCtcaaaatattaccacgtttaaCATTATATTAGTGGTAATCTGTatagtaatatcacattactaacttataaatattactaaaaaaGTGATAATcatattaccaccaaatttggtgtctatcttgaaTTACCGTggtaattttataactttttaaattttaacaaattgattaccatgaaaaccaaagtaataaaagttcccaaccaaacatggttatattaaattaccgcaatattcccacccatataacattcccactcatattatcatagtaatctcgttacgtggtaatatgtcattaacaTGAACCAAACAGCCTCTCAATCTCAATATCAGTCTAGCAAAATACTTTAATCATTCGTGTATTTTTCTATCTTTACTCATTTactattatgttaaaaaatttcattactcCGGCTATACTCCAacttaaaaactgaaaaaaaagaaacaaattttaaaaataatctctAAAATAATTAGTTCAAATCAtcattaacaaattatttttttaataaatatgaataaacgATGTGATCTAACTCTCAACATATGTTTtgagataaaacaaaaaaaaacctctaatttaCACTGTAGCAGATGTTCATTTTAGAGAAAGTGAGGGAAATAAGGGGAAGTGGTCTGTCTTCCCCCACTTatggtgttcatttgtgctaaagtgggggaagtgacaCTTTCCGTCACTTCTCCCACTTCCaactgaagtggattttgaactaagcccacttcagtattttttttactgaaagtggaagtgagtcaatctagaaaaactaacttattttcacttttaaagttttttttgaactcatagaactTAATCCAACACCTAAATCCTTTGGTTATATTCTCATTTTCTGACAAATAAACACAGAAGTCCTGAAAGTGATATCCCTTCCTCTCACTTCAAAGAAGTGGCACTTCTCACACTTCCTCAGTTCCCCCACATTAACAGTGAAATGAACCCTTGCAATTCACATACTTGACAACACAAACAAGCtcctaaattttaatattatatatatatatatatataaagtatagaATCAACTTCTAATCAATTTCACATCAATCATCAAAATCACCAAAATCTACAAAAGCAAATGAACTCAACCCCACCATCCTCCCCTCCCAACACCAAGTAAAAGCAACCGTcaatcaaacaaccaaacaacacaAACACAACAGCAACCTACTACCCAGCCAAACAATAACCCAATCAAACCCAATCCCACTGCAACTGCAAGTGGAATCTTCTCCTCACCATCCTTCTCCCCCCTCCCAATCATATACTTAACAACCATTAACTAATTAACAATTACCCAATAATCAATCCCCTCTCCCCCTCTCTTATAATCCTCAATCATCACCAATTTAAAGCTCACCACAcctcctcctctcctcctcccATTTCTccacagaaaaagaaaaaaaaaagggaaaaatgggAACAGGTTCTCGGAGTCCAAAAGACGGGCACGAAGTGCTACTGGGAAAGTACGAGCTCGGGCGCGTGCTCGGGCGCGGCACGTTCGCCAAGGTCTACCACGCGCGCGCGCTCTCCGACGGCACCAACGTGGCCATCAAAGTTCTCGACAAACCCGAAGCCGTGTGCTCAGGCATGGCCCCGCGCATCCTGCGCGAAGTCTCGGCCATGAGCCGTCTCTCCCACCCCAACATCGTCCGTCTCCATGAAGTCATGGCCACCAAATCCAAGATCTATCTCGTCATGGAACACGCCCGCGGTGGCGAGCTCTTCGCCCGCATCTCTCGACGTGGTCGACTTCCTGAACCCATGGCTCGCCGATACTTCCAGCAACTCGTCTCGGCGCTCCGCTTTTGCCACGCGCGCGGTGTCTCGCACCGTGATGTTAAACCTCAGAACCTCCTTCTCGACCGCGATGGTAATCTCAAGATCTCTGATTTCGGGCTCTCTGCTTTGCCAGAGCACGTCAAGGATGGACTCCTCCATACGGCTTGTGGCACTCCGGCTTATACCGCGCCGGAGGTCATCCGCCGGAAAGGCTATGATGGTGCCAAAGCTGATGCTTGGTCTTGTGGTGTCATCCTCTTTGTCCTTCTCGCTGGTTTCTTGCCTTTTGATGATGCTAATCTTCCGCTCATGTACCGGAAAATCCAGAAACGGGATTATGAGTTCCCACCTTGGTTTCCTCCGTCTGCTAAGCGTGTTGTTTTCCGGCTTCTGGATCCTAACCCGGAGACAAGACTCACCATTGAAGGTGTGATGGAGCTTCCTTGGTTTAAGAGGTCTTTGAGTGTTGATTCTCAGTTGAGCTTgatggaaaatgaagaggaTACAAcaacgaagaagatgatgattagAACAATATCCATGAATGCTTTTGACATCATATCTTTGTCAAAAGGATTGGATTTGTCAGGGATGTTTGAAGGAGGGAGAGTGAGAGAACAGAGGTTTACTACAAAGGAAACAGTGGAGAAGGTTTCGGAGAGGATTAGAGAGGTTGGGATGAAACTTGGGTATGAGTTTGAGAACAGGAAAGGTGGCATTGTTGGGGTGGGGAAGGATGGGTCTGTGTTGAAGGTGGAGGTGTCGGAGGTGGCGCCGCCATTGTTGTTGGTGGAGCTGAAGGAAGAAGGGAGTACTGTTCATGTGAGTGATCATGGAGATGTTGATAATGGTAATGGTGAACGTGTTAAGTGGGATAAGATGAGACGTGAGCTTGCAGACATTGTGTTTGCATGGCAtaatcttgatgatgatgatgatacgTGAATTTgaggtttggtttggtttattgtttgaattgtaaatatttgataatgtttgtGATGATTTTAAGGTTGTTGTTTTATGGATTGggtgtaaaaaaattatgaatttttatgtaTCATCAAATTGTGGTTGTTGATAAGTCCTGTTGAAGGAGTGTTGTTGGAATGGAATctgtgtctttttctttcttttttttttttgggagaatAATTATAGAAGTAAATGAAGGCTTTCATTGGGTCTTTCTGAGCCACAGAAGCTGAAGTGGAAGGTGGGATAGTGGTGGGAAGTTGATGCATTGCATTTGCAGTGCAATTACACTGCATTTGCCTTATTTCATGGAAAGGTGTTTGTTTAATTTAGTGGCTCTTTTGTTCTTTGAGAGTTTGGTCAAATATCAAGAAAACCAAAGTGGTTCACCTTCTGCCATCAACAATTCAATGTCACATATAATTCACTTTAAAAAACAAGAGCCAGCAGTCTTTGTTATTATAAAGAGTATGTGTATTATTAGTATATGAATTAAGAACTGATGTGGATCTAAAAATGACCTTTTTAATCTAAAATTGTCTCACATctcatcataaaatttttatttagtgttACAATTACATATTAGCAActgaaaaattcaaaaccaaccaaaaaaaaactagaaataaaacAATGTAAAATTTGGCTGATGACATTGAGCacttattctttattattattaaaaacattgaattattgATGCTTGGAGAAACTGAACTCCTATAGGAGGAAAGATCCAGATGAACTTTTATTGAcatttataagaattgattaTATTATTGGTTGCACTCTGCTTGCATATGAGGCTCTTGCTTGTGCTAATGAGTGTGATGGAATTATAATTATCAAAGGACAAGCGGAAGTAGCAGA includes the following:
- the LOC120267808 gene encoding CBL-interacting serine/threonine-protein kinase 4-like, with translation MGTGSRSPKDGHEVLLGKYELGRVLGRGTFAKVYHARALSDGTNVAIKVLDKPEAVCSGMAPRILREVSAMSRLSHPNIVRLHEVMATKSKIYLVMEHARGGELFARISRRGRLPEPMARRYFQQLVSALRFCHARGVSHRDVKPQNLLLDRDGNLKISDFGLSALPEHVKDGLLHTACGTPAYTAPEVIRRKGYDGAKADAWSCGVILFVLLAGFLPFDDANLPLMYRKIQKRDYEFPPWFPPSAKRVVFRLLDPNPETRLTIEGVMELPWFKRSLSVDSQLSLMENEEDTTTKKMMIRTISMNAFDIISLSKGLDLSGMFEGGRVREQRFTTKETVEKVSERIREVGMKLGYEFENRKGGIVGVGKDGSVLKVEVSEVAPPLLLVELKEEGSTVHVSDHGDVDNGNGERVKWDKMRRELADIVFAWHNLDDDDDT